The DNA window ATTTGATATCTGCGCGGCGTGCCTGATAGTCTTCGAAGTTGGAGCAGGACGAGATCTCGCGGTAACGGTCTGCCGCAGGGAGCCATACTTCGATGTCGTATGTTTTTGCCGCGGAGAAGCCGATGTCGCCCGTGCAGAGCGTGATGACGCGGTACGGGAGGCCGAGGAGCTGAAGGATCTCTTCTGCATCGTTCGTGAGTTTTTCAAGTTCGTCGTAGCTGTTATCAGGGTTTACGAATTTGACCATTTCGACTTTGTTGAACTGGTGCTGACGAATAAGACCGCGCGTGTCGCGACCTGCGCTGCCTGCTTCGGAGCGGAAGCATCCGCTGTATGCCGTGTAGTAGAGCGGAAGTTGATCGCCTGCGAGAATTTCGCCGCGATGGTAGTTGGTGACAGGGACTTCTGCCGTCGGGATGAGGTAGTAGTCGAGGCCTTCGAGTTTGAACATATCTTCAGCGAATTTCGGAAGCTGGCCTGTACCTGTTGCGCTTGCGCTGTTGACGATAAACGGCGGGAAGAATTCAGTATAGCCTTGTTTGTCGATATGGAGGTCGAGCATGAAGTTGATGAGTGCGCGCTCTAAGCGTGCGCCAAGACCGCGATAGAAGGTGAAGCGTGCGCCTGTTACTTTTGCGCCGCGTTCGAAGTCGAGGATATTGAGGTTTTCACCGATCTCCCAGTGTGCTTTCGGTTGGAAGGTAAATTCGCGCGGAGTGCCCCAACGGCGTACTTCCGGGTTGTCGTCTTCGCTTGCACCGATCGGCGTCGATTCGTGCGGAATGTTCGGGATGCCGAGGATGATGTTTTTCATTTCTTCGTCGGCTTCTTTTACCTGTGCATCGAGTTCGGCAATTTTGTCACCGATGGCGCGCATTTCTGCAACGAGGTCGTCTGCATTCTGTTTGTTTTTCTTGAGGACGCTGATCTCTTTGGACGCGAGGTTACGTTTATTTTTGAGCGATTCTACCT is part of the Selenomonadales bacterium genome and encodes:
- the serS gene encoding serine--tRNA ligase → MLDIKFVRENPALVEEAVKNRGGELSLDGFLAIEKKRRELLTEVESLKNKRNLASKEISVLKKNKQNADDLVAEMRAIGDKIAELDAQVKEADEEMKNIILGIPNIPHESTPIGASEDDNPEVRRWGTPREFTFQPKAHWEIGENLNILDFERGAKVTGARFTFYRGLGARLERALINFMLDLHIDKQGYTEFFPPFIVNSASATGTGQLPKFAEDMFKLEGLDYYLIPTAEVPVTNYHRGEILAGDQLPLYYTAYSGCFRSEAGSAGRDTRGLIRQHQFNKVEMVKFVNPDNSYDELEKLTNDAEEILQLLGLPYRVITLCTGDIGFSAAKTYDIEVWLPAADRYREISSCSNFEDYQARRADIKFKRDAKSKPEFVHTLNGSGLAIGRTVSAILENFQQEDGSVIVPEVLRPYMGGIEVIK